The following is a genomic window from Chryseobacterium sp. StRB126.
GTACAAAATCATTCACCATCACTCCTGCCCTTTTATAATGAAATCCTTCTCTGTAAACAGCTTCAAAAAGTTTATTCACCACTCTTCCGATTAATATGGAAGAATTGGTTGGATTGGGAAGAATCTGAGTCATTGCATTTCTATATTCAGGAAGATCTTTTCTGAATCGGTTGGTCTGTACGAAGACCGTTATCATTTTACAGCAGGTATTCTGCTTTCGTAATCTTTCCGAACAATACATTCCAAAGGTTTCTACCCGTTCCCGGACCGCTTCTTTATCAGTAAGCATTTCCATAAAGCTTCGGGTAACGGCAATTGATTTTTTAGAAGATGGTGCATCCAATTCCAGCTGGCGAACTCCTCTTAATTCATGAATCATTCTCACCCCATGAATTCCCATCACTTTCCGAACCCACATTTCCGGTTTTTGAAGAAGATCCCAGGCTTTATAAACCCCACTGTCATTCATTTTGGCAGCCAACTTTCTTCCTATTCCCCAAACATCTCCTATATTCAGCCATTTCAATGCTTTTTCTATTTTTTCCGGAGTGTCCATGATATAAACCCCATTAAATTGTTCCGGAAAATCCTTTACAATTCTGTTAGCCACTTTACATAAGGTTTTACTGGGAGCAATGCCTATACTTACAGGAATATTTTCTTTTTCCTGAATTTCATTTTTGATTTTAGTACAGTATTCGTGTATATCAATATATTTGAAGCCTGTTAAATCAAGGAAAAGCTCATCAATACTGTATATTTCATAATCCAGAACATAAGAACGGGCTATATTGATGACCTGCTGACTCTTGTAATTATAAAGTTCAAATTTTGCAGAAAAGCTTTTTACATCATGCTCTCTGAAAAGATCTTTGTATTTAAAGGCCGGAGCAGCCATAGGGATTCCCAGATCTTTTGCTTCCTTACTTCGGGACACAACGCATCCGTCGTTGTTGGAAAGTACCACAACGGGTTTGCCTTCAAGGTCAGGATCCAGAGTCCTTTCACAGGAAACAAAAAAGTTATTACAATCTACCAGAGCATACATGATGATCGTGAATTATCACTACAAAATTATTATTTTTCAGGAATAAAATCACTTTTTAATCCTGAATTAACATCATATTTAACACATTGAAAAACAACTAAATATTATTTTCAAACACGACATGTTTTGTCGTATTAGCACTTTAATTTTGTCTTCAAAAACATTATTTATTCACCTCAATACCGTAGATTAAATCATTTTCAAACGCTCTTCTTCCAAATCAAGCTGGAAAAGCTGATGACGAATGATCTCTTCATCAATTGATACATCCTTATTAAGTTCTGTGAGAAACTGTCTCTGGCTTTCAAGCATTTCGATAAAAACAGCTTTCACTTTCTCGTTCATCCATTCTGCATCATTGGCTTTATTTTTTTCTTCCCAGTGTCTTAACAAGCGTTCTATTCCTGCATCGCTATAAAGTTCACTTTCATGTTTATTCTTAAGAAAATGATAAACATGTTGTCTTAATTTTTGTTTGATTTCCTTCCGGGCCAGTTCTTCTTTTTCTTCATCTATAAAATCCTCAAATACTTTTCCATATTTTATAAAATAAGGTAATGTAAGCCCTTGTACCAAAAGGGTAAGTAGTATCACTACAAAAGTGATGAATAATATAAGATTCCTATTTGGAAAAGGAGTCCCATTTTCGAGAGTTATAGGAATAGCCAGTGCAGCTGCCAGAGATACCACTCCTCGCATTCCCGTCCATCCAAGTAAAATAGGCATCATCAGGCGTCTTCTCATGGAAGACGCTCTGAGAGCTACAGAGGGACGAAAAATAATCGTGGCAATCATTGCAGCATAGGAGCTTATTATTCTGGCTGCAATAAGAATAACAGTCACTAATACTCCATAATTAATTGCCGTTTTTAAAGCTATTCCCTCAGAGCGCAACCCTCCTACAATTTCGGGAAGCTCCAATCCGATAATTAAAAATACAATCCCATTCAGTATAAATACAAAACTTTCCCAGACACTATATCCTCTAATGCGACTGGTACTGTTTAAAAATATCAATCTTTTACCAGACATATATAATCCACCACATACAACAGCCAATACTCCGGAGCTATGGAACTGTTCTGCCACCCAATACATTAAGTAAGGTTCAATTAAAGTTAATGCAATATCTGAAGAAGCATCCGTAGGGAGATTTTTATGGGCCTGTACAAAAATCCAGGCCAGTAATAGTCCAATTCCTGATCCTCCGATCATCATCCATAAGAACTCTAAAGAAGCATCCTCCCATACAAACTGTCCGGTTCCTACAGCGATTAATGCAAAACGAAAAATAATAAGTGAAGAAGCATCATTAAGTAAACTTTCTCCTTCCAAAACAGCGGCAGTCGTATTGGGGATTTTCACAAATTTCATAATAGCTCCTGTACTTACAGCATCTGGCGGAGACACTATGCCTCCCAATAAGAACCCCAGAGCAATAGTAAATCCCGGAATAAAATAATTGGCAGCGATGGCAACTGAGAACGCAGTAAAAAATACAACAAGGAAAGCAAAGCTTCCAATGATACGCCACCATCTCTTCATTTCTTTAAAGGAAATTGACCAAGCAGCCTCAAATAATAATGGGGGTAAAAATATAAAAAAGATAAGATCCGGATTGATCTTTACAGCGGGTAAACCGGGTATAAAACTTACAAGAAGTCCAAATACAACCAGCAAAATCGGATAAGCAATTTTTAATTTAGCAGCCCACATGTTTAATAATACAATAGCAGCTATCATGGCCAATAAAAAGGGTAAAACGGTGTGCATTGATATTGTGTTTTTTAATTTTTCATCTATTATCTTTATTCCCTATCTGAAGACAATTTCTATTACAAATATACAATCAATCTATACTTTTACTATCGTTTTTTCAACCTTATCCAAACTTAAATAAAAACTGTACAATACGATCTTTCCTTATAAAAAAGAAGATTTAAAATAGTAAAAAATCAATTAAAACACGTCAAGTTTCGTCGCTTCCATCCTATACTTTTGTTCTATAATAATAAAAAATATGGACAAAGTAACATCAGAAAGAATCCAATTCCTTCACCCACTGGTCAGGGAAGAAGTAAAGCAGATCATTAAAGAATGTGACCAAGCACTTACCGGCAGAGCCAAGATAAGAATCACCCAGGGATTAAGATCTTTTGAAGAGCAGGAAAAACTTTACGCGATCGGAAGAATAACATCCGGAAAAAAGGTGACAAATGCCAAAGCAGGACAAAGTATTCACAATTATGGTCTTGCCGTAGACATCTGCCTGATGATTGATGGAAAAACAGCCAGCTGGGACACTGTAAAAGACTGGGATAATGATAAGGTAGCCGATTGGTATGAATGTGTGAAAATTTTCGCAAAACATGGCTGGGATTGGGGCGGAAACTGGAAAACGTTTAAAGACCTTCCCCACTTTGAAAAAAAGACAATTCCATCGAAAAAAGGACTTGTAAAAACAAGCTGGAGAGCACTTTTGAAGATGCCCAGAGATCCACAAAATTATGTTGTTTTTTAATACTTTTTTATTGGAAATTAAATAAAACACGTCAAGTTCTGTCGCTTCCCCGCCCTACCTTTGTTTTATAAGAAAATCATTAAAAGCAAGAAGATCCAAGCATGAAATTCAATTATTTTTCTGACCAAAATCATCAATTCCTCAGGGGTCATATTGCAATGTATTCTTAAAAAAACAATTAACAAAATAACATGAAAAAGACAACCATTCTTTCTTTGGACGGGGGCGGAATAAGGGGAATTATTACCTGTATTATTCTGCGTTACATAGAAGAACAGCTCCAGTATTATGATAAACCAAGTGCTAAACTTGGAGATTATTTTGATCTGGTGGCAGGCAGCAGCACAGGAGGGCTGATTGCTTCTATTATTCTATGTCCCGATGAAGTTCGTAAAGCAAAGTATTCTATCCAGAAAGGATTAGAATTGTATGCTGAAAAGGGCGGTGATATCTTCCAGGTTTCCTTTTGGGAAAAACTGGTTAATCCATTTGGATTATTGAATGAAAAAATTTCTCAGGAAGCACTTGAGAAAAACCTGAACGACTTTTTTGGAAATTTAGAACTAAAAGAATTAATAAAACCCTGTTTAATAACAAGTTATGATATAGAAAACAGAAGAGCAAAGCTTTTCAACTCATGTGAAGCCCATCTCAGCACAGATAATTTCTATGTAAAAGATGTTTGCAGAGCAACATCCGCAGCGCCTACCTATTTCAGCCCGGTACAGATCAAATCTATGTATGGGCAGATCTTCAGCCTGATTGATGGGGGTATGTTTGCCAATAATCCTGCTCTTTGTGCTTATGCGGAAGCCAGAAAGATTCCTTTTGCAGAGGTTTTAAAAAATCATCAGAAAGCCAATCATCCCGGAGTAAACGATATGATTATGATATCTATCGGAACAGGAATTGAAGCCAGACCTTATCCTTTTAAAAGGCTGGAAAAGGCTGGAAAAATTGGCTGGGTAAGCCCAATCATCGATATTTTAATGTCTGCCAACGCAGAAACCGTAGATTATCAGCTTTCTCAAATGTTCCAGACTTTAGGATTGAGAAATCAGAAAAATTACTACCGTCTGAATCCATCATTAAAAAATGCTTCTCCGGCCATGGATAATGTAAGGCGCTCTAATATTGAGAATTTGATACAGGCTGGATTAAGCTATATTGATGATAACAGGGAAACCTTGAATCAGATTGTCCAGAAGCTCATCAGGAACAAAGTATAAGCTTTTTAACTTATAATAAATCAATATAAGCCCTGGAGATTATATTTTTCAAAAAAAAATTAAAATCACTTTTTAACACGTCAAGTTTTGTCGCTTTCCCCCACTATCTTTGGAGTATCAAAAAAGACACAAAACAATCATCAACAAAAACTTAAAAACGCCTTTGAATTCAACATTCATTTATGCTGAACAGCCAAAAATATGTTCAAAATATAACCACCAACCAATCACAACACCCAACATGGAAACACCCAATCACAATACAGATATACTCTTCGATGAAGATCTCTACACCGTGGAATGGAGTGACATCGAAAATGCTGAGATGGATTATGAAAACTATCTCAATGACATTGAAAATTTCTTCAGAGAAGATTTTGAAGAAGACATTCTTGAAGAAGATGTCTTTTAAATAAAGTTTTAAAACACGACAAGTTCTGACGCTGTCCACCATTACCTTTGAAATCTCTATAATACGCGTACAGCAGTCTCATTAAACATTCTCAACACCTTTGAATTCACCATTCACAAAATGCTGGACAGCCAGAGCTATGTCTGAAAATATAAATCATGTGGAAATTCGGTTTGTGACCACTAAAAACAAGGCCAAAGATTCTGAAGCGATCTTATAAAGCTTCATATATAACCTATTCATTAACCAAATCACAATCTTTTATGAAAACAAAAGAAGAACTAAAGCTCTATTTCGAAAATGGAGATATCCCAAGGCAGGAAGATTTCTGGGCGTGGCAGGACTCATACTGGCATAAAGAGGAAAAAATTGACATGACTAAAATCGCAGGTCTTGAAAATGGATTTCCCCGTCTCAATGATTATTATGCAAAAATAGATGCTGAAGGCAATGCTACTTTCGCCCATCTTCTAGTCAAAAAATTATACATCGAACCTGGAACATTATATATTCCTGACCGCTTTGTCTATGCCAATTATATCAATGAAGTATATTTTGCCAATAGTGTCACCCGCATTGGGGTAGAAGCTTTCGCTGTTAATTCTTTCAAATCAGTAACACTTCCTCAGCAGTTGAAAACGATTAATGAAAAAGCCTTTATGGGTAACGAGCTTGCCTCATTAATCATTCCTGAAGGCGTAACCGAAATTAAAGAATCTGCTTTCGAATACAATAAGCTTACCTCGCTATACATTCCGGCTACAGTATCAAAAATTGGCCCTAAAGCATTCAATAACAACCCGAATTTAAGCATGGTGAAGCTGGACAAATACACCCAGTATTATCCTGATTCATTTGATCCTAAAACAACAGTATCAGGGGGAACGCTCATTAGTGAAATGTAAAAACAAATCAATAAAAAATGAAGACAAAACAAGAATTAAAACAATATTTCGAAAACGGAGATATTCCCAAACAGGAAGAATTCTGGGATTGGCAGGATTCATACTGGCATAAAGAGGAAAAGATTCCATCAGACAAATTAGCCTATGATTTTTCTCAAAAGGCAGATCTTGTAAACGGAGTGGTTCCCGCTTCACAACTACCAAGTTATGTAGATGATGTCTTAGAGTTTGACTCTCTTTCCAATTTACCTCAGCAAGGTGAATCCGGAAAAATTTACATCACTAAAGATTCAAACAAAATCTATAGATGGACAGGTGCAAGATATATTGATATTACCCAAGGAGAGCTTGGTACTCTGCAGTCTGTTACGGATAGAGGAAACGAAACCACAAAATCTATTAAAGTACAGGGGATAAACTATGGTGGATCTTCTCAGGTGACTAATATTCTGATTAGTGATAATGTAGAAAATTTGAATAAAAATTCAAACAATACCATTTCTATTGGAATCAATACAAGGCCTTACGGTACAGACAATATTGTTATTGGAAACTCCTCAAATATGTTTGCAGATAGCAGTTCTATTGGAAATACAATTATTGGTCATTCAAGCTATTCAAATAGTTTGTATTCAAATGAAAACACTGTAATTGGATATTCCTCTTTTAACAATGCTAAAAATTCCAACAATAATACAATTATTGGATCTTACGCAGGTAGTGGAGGTGGAGATAAAAAGAGCTTAAATATTATTCTGGGACAAAGTGCAGGTTCTTATCTTTCAGAAGATTCCAGAAACAATATCATTATTGGAAATAATTCACATTTTAATAACTCACAATTACAAAATAGTTTATACCTCCATAATAACAATTCAGGCAATCCTACTACATTATCTGATGCTTTAATTTCTGGAAACTTCGTAGATCGATATGTCAATCTGAATGGTAAGTTTTCAATTACTCCAGATCAGATTCCAACAGCAGACTCAAGTTATACTAAAAATATTGTTGCAAGACCAGATGGAACTTTTGGATGGGAAGATAAAGTCTTTTCTGAATTTATTCCTTTAGCCGGAACAAGTTTCAAAAAACCTGTAACAGGAGATATCCTTATCAAAGGCGGTGGCAGCACCAGCCTGGGCTCTACAAGATTATCTTCAGGAAACATTTTCTGCTCAGATGTTATGAATAACGGAACTTTTGTAGATCCATCCTCCATTAAATTTCTTGAGGCAGGAACAGGTACTATAGCAGAAATCTCACCAACAGGAATCACTGCTGGAGAATCTTATCTAATTACATCTAATGGATCTAACCCCAGAGGTATCTCCGGTGCTTCTGATTATACTTACAACGTAAAAGATCTCGATTATATCCAGAAAAAATATGCAGACAAACAACATTCCTATACAAAAGAAGAGGTAAAAACTGAAGGATTGTGGATTGATAATAAACCAATCTATAGAAAAACAGTTGTTTTCTCTCAGATTCCGGATGAAGGAATCATTAGGATAGACAAGATTTTCGAAGATATGGAAATGATTGTTTCCAATCAAATGTTTACAGAATGGTATGATATGAAAGCAGACTTTTCGGGTAATCAATTAAGAGGAGAAGCATTTATCTCACTACAGAAAGAGTATGTACAGTTTCTGCTTAAGAGCAATCCTAATTATAATTATTCTGCAATTAATTCCTTCACCCTAACCCTTGAATACACGAAAAAAAGTGATCTCCCTGTGGTATAAAATCACAGAAAAGCTACAACAAAACAATCAAAAAACAAAATATTAAAAATGGCAACAAACGATACACAAAATAATGCATCACAAACTCTGTTCAGATTTGTAAGTTTAAGGAATCCACAGTTAACAGAAACTAAGACAAAAAACTTAGGTTTTATTCACAGACCTTCAACTTTATCCAGCTCTTTTGATGCAGCAATCAACCCCGGAGACACAGCTCTTTTAAAGTTTAAAGCATTAGAGCGTGTTGCAAAATCATTCAATGCTACAGGATATGAAAGCGAAAACCAGATTGAGACAGGAAGCCTTTCTGAAGCACTTAAAATTGGCAGAAAAATTGCAAAAAAAGAAGTGCTTTCTTCGGTTGATGAAAATACAGCCAAAAACCTATACAATAGCAGTGCTGTTCAAAACAAAATGGGACAAGTATGGGACAATTTGATTTATCAGACTGTAACCCAAAAGAATTTTTATGTAAAAGAAGCTTTAATTCACATTTTAAAAGCAATTCATTACGGATATGTCGCTGATCTTCCTGCAACACCAGAATTAGTAAAAATTAATGGTGATGACTTAAAAGCTAAGGCTCTCGAAGCCAGAGTTGTACTCCCTATGAAGTTCTTCGGAGACGGTTATGAAGGAGACGGGCCAACTTCCAATCCTACCGGAAACGCTTTTCAGGTAAATGTTTCTAAAATTGGAGATGGAGTGATTAGTGGAACTTCACTTTCCGTTGCAGAAAAAGAACAATTAAAGGATGAAGGGCAAAGAATCTCTGAACTATCCTATCTTTCTTTTGAAAAAGACGGTTTAATTCAATTAAGAACTGAACTGGAAAGTGTTCAAAAAACATTCAACAATTTAAGAGCTAAAGCATATGCTGCTGCTCATAAATCCTACCTAGAAGCTAATCAGGAAAGTATTCAGAAATATAATGAATTATCTGAAAGTATTAAGGAACAGATTGCCCAGGGTGGGTTAACTAAAGAACAAATTGATGCACTTTACACCTCATTGGAAAGAATCAAAGTTCCACCATTCATTTTTGAATATAAAAACGAGATTAACTTTGGAGATATGAAAGATAAGCTTTCATTAAATTCCTTCAAGTTATTCGTTAATATTTTCACCAAAGTCACCAGCGGTGAAAAACCACAAGATGGATTTGATTTCTCAAGAATCACTGTATTAACAGATAAGACCCTTCAACTCGGAAATGTTGTAGTCTCTATTACTGAAGAATTTGATACTTATCCAGAGATCTATGAAAAACTGGATGAAGAAACATCTGCTACAACACAGGCTTTGTTTGAGAAAACTCCACTTCAGGAAAAAACGTATGCCAGTATTGGAGGAGTTCTTGTTCCTATTGTAGATTCATATAGTGCAGCTGCCAGAATTGTTTCAAAATCATATTATTTAAAAACATCTTATGAACCAATACATTCCAGAATGCCGGCTACTGCTACATTCTATTATCAGGCAGACAGTAATGCCTGGGGAGCTGCTTCTGTAAAGGTAAGTGCCAGCACAGACTTTGGATTATATGAAGAAAGCTTTTCAAATATTGATGTTGTAGATAATAAAGTTACTTTACCATTATTTCTGATTGATAAGTTTGGAAAATTCATCAGATCATTGGAGATAAAAATCTATTTCAATAATGGGAAAGAAGCGTCATTAAAACTTAGTGAATTAGCCATCAACCAACCTTTTACAGGAATCTTATATACCGAAGAAACAAAAGACGAAACAGAAGTACCTTCTGAAGGCGGAACTTCCCAGCCTGGTGTTTTCATTCCTAAGCATTTTGGAGTAAAGAGATTAGGTATTGCCGATTATCTGAAAGTAGAACAGAGTGTTCATGCTTATGTACCAGGTGAAGTTTCAAATATTGAAAACGTAATGGCAAGTGAGCTGCGTCACAAATCTTCCGTTGCAAGAGATTATTCTGAAATAACAGATACCGTTTCAGAAAGCATTGAAACAGAAAAAATTTCTGATACCTCAAAAGCTGAGAGAGCCGAAATGCAAACAGAAGTGGCTAAAGAGCTTGAAAAACAACAAAGTTTTACCGGAAGTACTCATTTTGGATACAGTGGAGGATATACGCTTGACATC
Proteins encoded in this region:
- a CDS encoding M15 family metallopeptidase, whose translation is MDKVTSERIQFLHPLVREEVKQIIKECDQALTGRAKIRITQGLRSFEEQEKLYAIGRITSGKKVTNAKAGQSIHNYGLAVDICLMIDGKTASWDTVKDWDNDKVADWYECVKIFAKHGWDWGGNWKTFKDLPHFEKKTIPSKKGLVKTSWRALLKMPRDPQNYVVF
- a CDS encoding Y-family DNA polymerase, which codes for MYALVDCNNFFVSCERTLDPDLEGKPVVVLSNNDGCVVSRSKEAKDLGIPMAAPAFKYKDLFREHDVKSFSAKFELYNYKSQQVINIARSYVLDYEIYSIDELFLDLTGFKYIDIHEYCTKIKNEIQEKENIPVSIGIAPSKTLCKVANRIVKDFPEQFNGVYIMDTPEKIEKALKWLNIGDVWGIGRKLAAKMNDSGVYKAWDLLQKPEMWVRKVMGIHGVRMIHELRGVRQLELDAPSSKKSIAVTRSFMEMLTDKEAVRERVETFGMYCSERLRKQNTCCKMITVFVQTNRFRKDLPEYRNAMTQILPNPTNSSILIGRVVNKLFEAVYREGFHYKRAGVMVNDFVPEDQRQISLFEEDIQNQHLPVMKAMDAMNKKFGKDKVRLGSMSGENTFGRAQLSPEYEAFLKKNTLPEANFRFH
- a CDS encoding Na+/H+ antiporter; amino-acid sequence: MHTVLPFLLAMIAAIVLLNMWAAKLKIAYPILLVVFGLLVSFIPGLPAVKINPDLIFFIFLPPLLFEAAWSISFKEMKRWWRIIGSFAFLVVFFTAFSVAIAANYFIPGFTIALGFLLGGIVSPPDAVSTGAIMKFVKIPNTTAAVLEGESLLNDASSLIIFRFALIAVGTGQFVWEDASLEFLWMMIGGSGIGLLLAWIFVQAHKNLPTDASSDIALTLIEPYLMYWVAEQFHSSGVLAVVCGGLYMSGKRLIFLNSTSRIRGYSVWESFVFILNGIVFLIIGLELPEIVGGLRSEGIALKTAINYGVLVTVILIAARIISSYAAMIATIIFRPSVALRASSMRRRLMMPILLGWTGMRGVVSLAAALAIPITLENGTPFPNRNLILFITFVVILLTLLVQGLTLPYFIKYGKVFEDFIDEEKEELARKEIKQKLRQHVYHFLKNKHESELYSDAGIERLLRHWEEKNKANDAEWMNEKVKAVFIEMLESQRQFLTELNKDVSIDEEIIRHQLFQLDLEEERLKMI
- a CDS encoding patatin-like phospholipase family protein: MKKTTILSLDGGGIRGIITCIILRYIEEQLQYYDKPSAKLGDYFDLVAGSSTGGLIASIILCPDEVRKAKYSIQKGLELYAEKGGDIFQVSFWEKLVNPFGLLNEKISQEALEKNLNDFFGNLELKELIKPCLITSYDIENRRAKLFNSCEAHLSTDNFYVKDVCRATSAAPTYFSPVQIKSMYGQIFSLIDGGMFANNPALCAYAEARKIPFAEVLKNHQKANHPGVNDMIMISIGTGIEARPYPFKRLEKAGKIGWVSPIIDILMSANAETVDYQLSQMFQTLGLRNQKNYYRLNPSLKNASPAMDNVRRSNIENLIQAGLSYIDDNRETLNQIVQKLIRNKV
- a CDS encoding leucine-rich repeat domain-containing protein is translated as MKTKEELKLYFENGDIPRQEDFWAWQDSYWHKEEKIDMTKIAGLENGFPRLNDYYAKIDAEGNATFAHLLVKKLYIEPGTLYIPDRFVYANYINEVYFANSVTRIGVEAFAVNSFKSVTLPQQLKTINEKAFMGNELASLIIPEGVTEIKESAFEYNKLTSLYIPATVSKIGPKAFNNNPNLSMVKLDKYTQYYPDSFDPKTTVSGGTLISEM